A single genomic interval of Brevibacillus brevis harbors:
- the spoIIIAA gene encoding stage III sporulation protein AA encodes MNEILTILPVTLRTILTALPIAVRENLEEIRLRQNQPLEVRFGQQSSYVTRSGQITSISAQGWQFSAEEAAKLLNQVSQHSLYALEEELKRGYITVVGGHRIGIAGKVVLDKGEVKGIRDVTSFNIRIAREKKGAARKVMPYLFEDGKLQNTLLISPPQCGKTTLLRDMARTISYGSEWSSSRKVGIVDERSELAGCLQGVPQRDVGPRTDVLDACPKAVGMMMLIRSMSPDVLIVDEVGRAEDGDAVWEAIHAGVAVICSAHGASVKEVAERPMLGKLIRYGAFSRYIVLSRAQGVGSIQAIYDQSMNLVEREKAAWSS; translated from the coding sequence ATGAATGAGATCTTGACGATATTGCCAGTAACTTTACGCACGATTTTGACGGCCCTTCCTATCGCGGTAAGAGAGAATCTGGAAGAGATTCGGCTTCGGCAAAACCAGCCGCTAGAAGTCCGGTTTGGCCAACAATCTAGCTATGTGACACGGTCGGGGCAAATCACCTCGATCTCCGCGCAAGGTTGGCAATTTTCAGCAGAAGAGGCTGCAAAGCTCTTAAACCAGGTCAGCCAGCATTCTCTCTATGCCTTGGAAGAAGAGTTGAAAAGGGGTTACATCACGGTGGTTGGCGGTCATCGTATTGGCATTGCGGGGAAAGTGGTGCTGGACAAAGGTGAAGTGAAGGGAATCAGAGATGTGACCAGCTTCAACATCCGGATTGCCCGCGAGAAAAAAGGCGCGGCCAGGAAGGTCATGCCGTATTTGTTTGAGGATGGAAAATTGCAAAACACACTGCTCATCTCCCCACCCCAGTGCGGGAAGACAACCTTGTTGCGTGATATGGCGCGAACCATCAGCTACGGAAGCGAGTGGTCTTCAAGTCGCAAGGTAGGAATTGTGGACGAGCGTTCTGAGTTGGCGGGATGCTTGCAAGGAGTTCCTCAACGAGACGTCGGTCCGCGAACGGATGTGCTGGACGCTTGCCCAAAAGCAGTAGGGATGATGATGTTGATTCGCTCCATGTCTCCTGATGTGCTGATTGTGGACGAGGTGGGAAGAGCGGAGGATGGCGACGCAGTCTGGGAAGCGATTCATGCAGGTGTAGCCGTCATTTGCTCGGCGCATGGAGCGAGCGTCAAGGAGGTAGCTGAACGCCCCATGCTAGGCAAGCTGATTCGATATGGAGCTTTTTCCCGCTATATCGTACTCAGCCGGGCACAAGGTGTCGGAAGTATCCAGGCCATCTACGATCAAAGCATGAACCTGGTTGAAAGGGAGAAGGCTGCATGGTCAAGCTGA
- the spoIIIAB gene encoding stage III sporulation protein SpoIIIAB, with amino-acid sequence MVKLMGAVLILFSASMVGWQIGKYYANRPVQLRALLVALQMLETEIVFGMTPLQRAFVKVGHRVSEEVGKVFILAAEFLQTEKVHSAEEALQQAMNRLWTQTALRKQEREVLESLGQVLGSSDREDQQKHLRLAVTHLRGLEEEARAEQEKYEKMYKSLGFLGGLLVVILMF; translated from the coding sequence ATGGTCAAGCTGATGGGAGCCGTACTCATCCTGTTTTCGGCGTCGATGGTTGGTTGGCAGATCGGTAAGTATTATGCGAATCGTCCTGTTCAGCTCCGGGCTCTGCTCGTAGCTCTGCAAATGCTCGAAACGGAAATCGTGTTCGGGATGACCCCATTACAGCGGGCGTTTGTGAAGGTGGGTCATCGCGTGTCCGAAGAGGTAGGGAAAGTATTTATTCTGGCGGCTGAATTCTTGCAGACAGAAAAGGTGCACTCGGCTGAGGAAGCCTTGCAACAAGCCATGAATAGACTCTGGACCCAAACCGCCTTGCGCAAACAAGAGCGAGAGGTGCTTGAGAGTCTAGGTCAGGTACTTGGATCATCCGATCGGGAAGACCAGCAAAAGCATTTGCGCCTAGCTGTAACCCACCTGCGAGGGCTGGAAGAGGAGGCTCGTGCAGAACAGGAAAAGTACGAAAAAATGTACAAGAGTTTGGGCTTTTTAGGTGGACTCTTGGTCGTCATCCTGATGTTCTAA
- the spoIIIAC gene encoding stage III sporulation protein AC, giving the protein MDFDLTPVFQIGAVGFITAILHTVLKQAGKEDIAHWATLVGFIIVLYMVSHYIGDLFSEVKRVFLFN; this is encoded by the coding sequence GTGGATTTTGATTTGACACCTGTTTTCCAGATAGGAGCAGTTGGGTTCATAACAGCCATCCTGCATACAGTCCTGAAGCAGGCGGGCAAGGAAGATATTGCGCATTGGGCAACTCTGGTCGGATTCATCATTGTCCTGTACATGGTGTCCCATTACATCGGTGATCTGTTCTCCGAGGTAAAACGCGTCTTCCTGTTCAACTGA
- the spoIIIAD gene encoding stage III sporulation protein AD, whose amino-acid sequence MEIVQIVGLGLVATILALVIKEQKPMFAFLLAIASGVIIFYFLVGKIADVIRILERLAVQADLNLVFLETILKIIGIAYIAEFGAQMTRDAGQGAIASKIELAGKVLILVMAVPIIQIIIETVIDLLPA is encoded by the coding sequence ATGGAGATTGTACAAATTGTCGGACTAGGACTGGTGGCTACAATTCTCGCGCTAGTCATTAAGGAACAGAAGCCGATGTTCGCCTTTTTGCTGGCGATCGCGAGCGGAGTCATCATCTTTTACTTTCTCGTCGGAAAAATAGCAGATGTCATTCGGATTTTGGAAAGATTGGCGGTTCAAGCAGATTTGAATCTTGTGTTTCTGGAAACGATTCTAAAAATCATCGGAATTGCCTACATTGCTGAATTCGGTGCACAGATGACCCGAGATGCTGGACAAGGTGCGATTGCTTCGAAAATCGAGCTCGCTGGAAAAGTCCTCATACTGGTTATGGCTGTACCGATCATCCAAATCATTATCGAAACAGTGATCGATTTGTTGCCGGCATAA
- the spoIIIAE gene encoding stage III sporulation protein AE, protein MAHTCKLILFLFLLLALFPVAVSAAMTPSVAPAAGPINQIVQQQVDHLQLDRVEQYWHQLQRDYKGYLPDLKSEGFIQILMQQGDFSISGVLQGMGKFIFHEILMNGKLLSSIIIITVFAMILETMQNAFERNAVSTVAYSITYLVLMVLAINSFHVAITYAKDAIANMSDFMLAMIPLVIALLASVGNLASATMFHPLIIFMINTSGMMISYVVFPLLFLSAMLSIVSLFSERYKVTQLATLLRNIAMGVLGSFLTIFLAIISIQGATSAVADGVTLRTAKYITGNFIPIVGRVFSDAADTVLNASLLVKNAVGLAGVLILIMLCAFPALKILVLALIYNLSSAVLQPLGNSPIISALGTIGKSLLFVFAALATVGLMFFLAITIIIAAGNISMMVR, encoded by the coding sequence ATGGCACACACTTGCAAGCTGATCCTGTTCTTGTTCCTGCTTCTTGCCTTGTTTCCAGTTGCCGTGTCTGCTGCTATGACACCCTCTGTTGCACCCGCAGCCGGTCCGATCAATCAAATCGTGCAGCAACAGGTCGATCACTTGCAGCTAGACCGAGTCGAACAGTATTGGCATCAATTGCAGCGCGATTATAAAGGGTACTTGCCCGACTTGAAATCGGAAGGCTTTATCCAAATCCTCATGCAGCAAGGTGACTTCAGTATTTCAGGCGTCCTGCAAGGTATGGGCAAATTCATCTTTCATGAGATTTTGATGAATGGCAAGCTGCTCAGCTCCATCATTATCATTACAGTCTTCGCGATGATTCTCGAAACGATGCAGAACGCCTTTGAACGCAATGCGGTATCGACAGTGGCGTACTCGATTACTTATCTCGTCTTGATGGTACTTGCGATCAACAGCTTTCATGTCGCCATTACCTATGCAAAAGATGCAATTGCGAACATGTCTGATTTCATGCTGGCCATGATCCCGCTCGTCATCGCGCTGCTCGCTTCGGTAGGCAATCTGGCATCCGCCACGATGTTTCACCCGCTGATTATTTTCATGATCAACACCAGTGGCATGATGATCTCTTACGTCGTGTTTCCGCTACTGTTTCTTTCTGCGATGCTCTCTATCGTCAGCCTGTTTTCAGAGAGGTACAAAGTCACACAGTTAGCGACCTTGCTTCGCAATATTGCAATGGGTGTCCTTGGCTCATTTCTGACGATCTTTCTCGCTATCATTTCCATACAGGGAGCGACTTCAGCCGTTGCGGACGGGGTCACGCTCCGAACAGCGAAATACATCACGGGCAATTTCATCCCGATAGTAGGTCGTGTGTTCTCCGATGCGGCAGATACCGTACTCAATGCCTCGCTACTGGTCAAAAATGCCGTGGGCTTGGCAGGAGTTTTAATCCTGATCATGCTATGCGCGTTTCCGGCTTTGAAGATACTGGTACTGGCTCTGATCTACAATCTGTCATCTGCCGTACTCCAACCGCTTGGAAACAGCCCAATCATCAGTGCGTTAGGTACGATTGGGAAAAGCCTTTTGTTTGTCTTCGCTGCTTTGGCAACGGTTGGCTTGATGTTCTTTCTGGCGATTACGATCATTATTGCGGCGGGCAACATCTCCATGATGGTTCGGTAG
- the spoIIIAF gene encoding stage III sporulation protein AF, giving the protein MTWLTLWLKKIILLVLLAAFLDLILPNTTLQRYVKMVMGLILLLTIISPVFSLFSLSQEDLAFRLDRYQQELNKPASAEWKRITDKLLGQQNQQMTAYVQSQVASSVKASVKEQYGVTVEDVTITVNQQNPEQPTLERIELVVGDAKKEEQKGQSTIEPIKPVQPVEITIGDPIEVQPDPKSDIAATAQHDNPLYAQITNDVAKEWGLPKSQVVIKDESREREKQ; this is encoded by the coding sequence ATGACGTGGTTAACACTGTGGTTGAAAAAAATTATCCTGCTCGTCCTTTTGGCTGCCTTCCTCGATCTGATCCTGCCCAATACGACACTGCAACGCTACGTAAAAATGGTGATGGGCTTGATTCTCTTGCTGACGATCATTTCCCCTGTGTTCAGTCTGTTCAGCCTCTCGCAGGAAGATTTGGCCTTTCGTTTGGATCGCTACCAACAAGAGCTGAACAAGCCTGCCTCGGCAGAGTGGAAACGCATCACCGACAAGCTGCTCGGTCAACAAAACCAACAAATGACTGCTTACGTCCAGTCACAGGTAGCGTCCTCGGTAAAAGCCAGTGTCAAAGAGCAGTACGGCGTAACAGTCGAAGATGTCACGATTACCGTCAATCAGCAAAATCCGGAACAGCCAACCCTTGAGCGAATCGAGTTGGTAGTCGGTGACGCGAAGAAGGAAGAGCAAAAAGGGCAGAGCACGATTGAACCGATTAAACCTGTCCAGCCTGTTGAGATTACGATTGGCGACCCCATTGAAGTACAACCTGATCCCAAATCAGATATTGCAGCAACTGCTCAACATGACAACCCACTTTACGCGCAAATCACTAACGATGTCGCTAAAGAGTGGGGGCTTCCGAAGAGTCAGGTCGTCATCAAAGACGAATCGAGAGAAAGAGAGAAACAGTAG
- the spoIIIAG gene encoding stage III sporulation protein AG, producing the protein MNQLWEKLKNLFMKQQGEKMQEEKKIVVGSKGKSQKLKPLHYFIVILGIGVAIMILTDFLRVEKDQPLGFGDIGNEAPGPPGGDSTSQVLGGSPTTDIIAEYENIYETQLRDILASVVGVGEVEVMVNLESTPELVVEKNRNIRSSTNQEMDKEKATRNQNDQSRDEQVVIVQGGKQDAPVIVKTLKPKVRGVLVVAKGADNIQVKAWITEAVQKVLDVPAYKISILPKKG; encoded by the coding sequence ATGAACCAATTGTGGGAAAAGCTGAAAAATCTGTTCATGAAGCAACAAGGCGAGAAGATGCAGGAAGAAAAGAAAATCGTAGTGGGGAGCAAAGGCAAAAGCCAAAAACTAAAGCCGCTGCATTATTTCATCGTCATATTGGGAATAGGCGTAGCCATCATGATTTTGACGGATTTCCTCAGAGTGGAAAAAGATCAGCCACTCGGATTTGGAGATATAGGGAATGAGGCGCCAGGTCCTCCTGGAGGCGATTCAACTTCCCAGGTGCTAGGAGGATCACCGACTACTGATATCATTGCCGAATATGAAAACATTTACGAGACGCAGCTTCGCGATATCCTCGCTTCTGTTGTGGGCGTCGGTGAAGTAGAGGTCATGGTCAATCTGGAATCAACACCAGAGCTGGTTGTGGAAAAAAACCGCAACATTCGTTCCTCAACCAATCAGGAAATGGACAAAGAAAAGGCAACCCGCAATCAAAATGACCAGTCACGAGATGAGCAGGTCGTCATCGTGCAAGGTGGCAAGCAAGATGCCCCCGTTATTGTGAAGACGCTGAAGCCGAAAGTCCGCGGGGTCCTGGTAGTGGCTAAAGGGGCCGATAACATCCAGGTTAAAGCGTGGATCACTGAAGCCGTTCAAAAGGTTTTGGATGTTCCCGCTTATAAAATATCCATTTTGCCCAAAAAAGGGTAG
- a CDS encoding SpoIIIAH-like family protein — protein MILRKQTVWLLTMLAVMVVLSGYYLVKGPQEQVPTSGQEQAVQKQEQISGVVVESKQVDHAPQATPVDQAPKATPVDEKTGTKEAKTPAAPEAKPAATNTVVPVAETASEIFQGYKMKREAMLQQQKDEQLAIVNSTDSSPQAVAEAMAKFEELSNMESATMTAEEMLKASGYQDAVVTVQNEKATVIVQKDKLSANEVVEIIANVKQHLNIPATNINVQYKSS, from the coding sequence ATGATTCTGCGAAAGCAAACGGTATGGTTGTTGACAATGCTTGCTGTCATGGTTGTGCTCTCCGGCTATTACTTGGTGAAGGGGCCGCAAGAACAAGTCCCAACATCAGGACAAGAGCAAGCCGTCCAGAAACAAGAGCAAATTTCCGGCGTGGTGGTTGAATCCAAGCAAGTAGATCACGCCCCACAAGCAACTCCTGTCGATCAAGCTCCAAAGGCAACTCCGGTAGACGAGAAAACGGGCACGAAGGAAGCCAAAACTCCTGCTGCACCAGAAGCGAAGCCAGCGGCAACAAACACGGTCGTTCCAGTAGCAGAAACGGCGAGTGAAATCTTCCAAGGCTACAAAATGAAACGCGAAGCCATGCTGCAGCAACAAAAAGACGAACAGCTCGCAATCGTAAACAGCACGGATTCCTCTCCGCAGGCAGTAGCAGAAGCGATGGCTAAGTTTGAAGAACTGTCCAACATGGAAAGTGCTACGATGACTGCAGAAGAAATGCTCAAGGCGAGTGGCTATCAGGATGCGGTCGTTACTGTCCAAAATGAAAAGGCGACAGTCATTGTACAAAAAGATAAATTGAGCGCAAACGAGGTCGTGGAAATCATTGCAAACGTGAAGCAGCACTTGAATATCCCGGCGACTAACATTAACGTACAATACAAGTCATCCTAA
- the accB gene encoding acetyl-CoA carboxylase biotin carboxyl carrier protein, with protein sequence MKMHEIREIIKLIDQSSIQEFNLETEGAKVSLKKSNGTETIVVTQPAVQAPVAAPVAHIPAQPVVAAAPVVAEAPKAAAVQASDDANLHKIVSPMVGTFYSAPEPGKPPYVQAGDKVNASKVVCIVEAMKLFNEIEAEVSGEIVKVLVEDGQLVEYGQALFLVKPE encoded by the coding sequence ATGAAAATGCATGAAATCCGCGAAATCATTAAGTTAATTGATCAATCATCCATTCAAGAATTTAACTTGGAAACAGAAGGTGCCAAGGTGTCTCTGAAAAAATCCAATGGTACAGAAACGATTGTCGTCACGCAACCAGCGGTTCAAGCTCCTGTTGCAGCACCAGTAGCACATATCCCGGCTCAGCCAGTTGTTGCGGCAGCGCCAGTCGTAGCAGAAGCTCCGAAAGCAGCAGCCGTACAAGCTTCGGATGACGCAAATCTCCACAAGATTGTATCTCCAATGGTAGGGACTTTCTATAGCGCACCAGAACCAGGAAAGCCGCCTTACGTACAAGCTGGTGACAAAGTAAATGCGAGCAAAGTTGTTTGCATCGTGGAAGCTATGAAGCTCTTTAACGAAATCGAAGCAGAAGTAAGCGGCGAGATCGTGAAAGTTCTCGTAGAAGACGGTCAATTGGTTGAGTATGGCCAAGCATTGTTTTTGGTGAAGCCAGAATAA
- the accC gene encoding acetyl-CoA carboxylase biotin carboxylase subunit, producing the protein MFQKVLIANRGEIAVRIIRACRELGIRTVAVYSEADREALHVKLADEAYCIGPKASKESYLNIANIMSVATKVGADAIHPGYGFLAENADFAEICTACNITFIGPDPEAIVKMGDKSTAKDTMKTAGVPTVPGTEGLIEDVADAVVTANEIGYPVMVKATAGGGGRGMRVAVDDEDLEKAIRQAQNEAKTAFGNPGVYLEKFVEGPRHVEIQIMADKHGNAVYLGERDCSIQRRHQKLIEEAPSPALSEELRRQMGEAAVAAAKAVSYHGAGTVEFLLDKHGKFYFMEMNTRIQVEHPVTELVTGFDLIKEQLTVAAGEPLSFTQEDIQMDGWAIECRINAENPAKNFMPSPGRITEYLAPGGFGVRVDSAAYAGYSIPPYYDSMIAKLIVWGKDRNEAIDRMKRALSEFVVEGITTTIPFHLKVLDHEVFVSGNFDTKFLETYDLNLDEE; encoded by the coding sequence ATGTTTCAAAAAGTATTGATTGCCAATCGCGGGGAGATTGCCGTGCGTATTATCCGGGCATGCCGCGAGCTGGGCATTCGTACGGTCGCCGTCTACTCCGAAGCGGATCGTGAAGCGCTTCATGTGAAGCTGGCCGACGAAGCCTACTGTATTGGTCCAAAGGCATCCAAGGAAAGCTATTTGAATATAGCAAACATCATGAGTGTAGCGACCAAGGTCGGGGCAGACGCTATCCATCCTGGATATGGCTTCTTGGCAGAAAACGCCGACTTTGCCGAGATTTGTACCGCCTGCAACATTACCTTTATTGGTCCAGACCCAGAAGCCATCGTGAAGATGGGGGACAAGTCCACAGCGAAGGATACGATGAAAACGGCAGGTGTACCTACTGTACCAGGTACGGAAGGACTGATCGAAGATGTGGCGGACGCTGTAGTCACCGCAAACGAGATTGGCTATCCTGTCATGGTCAAAGCGACAGCGGGTGGCGGCGGACGCGGAATGCGCGTAGCCGTTGACGACGAAGATTTGGAAAAAGCGATCCGTCAGGCGCAAAACGAGGCGAAAACGGCTTTTGGCAATCCAGGGGTTTACTTGGAGAAGTTCGTAGAAGGCCCGCGCCATGTGGAAATTCAAATCATGGCAGACAAGCATGGCAATGCCGTATACCTGGGTGAGCGCGATTGCTCCATCCAACGTCGACACCAAAAGCTGATCGAGGAAGCGCCATCTCCTGCATTGAGTGAAGAACTGCGCCGACAAATGGGTGAAGCTGCTGTTGCGGCGGCAAAAGCCGTTTCCTATCACGGTGCGGGCACTGTCGAGTTTTTGCTGGACAAACACGGAAAGTTCTACTTCATGGAAATGAATACGCGTATTCAGGTAGAGCATCCTGTAACCGAGCTGGTGACTGGCTTTGACCTGATCAAGGAGCAACTGACTGTAGCGGCAGGCGAACCATTGTCCTTTACGCAAGAGGATATCCAAATGGATGGCTGGGCTATTGAATGCCGCATTAATGCGGAGAATCCTGCGAAAAACTTCATGCCTTCGCCAGGTCGTATCACGGAATATTTGGCGCCAGGCGGCTTTGGTGTGCGCGTAGACAGTGCAGCGTATGCGGGATATTCCATTCCGCCATATTACGACTCTATGATCGCAAAGCTGATTGTGTGGGGCAAGGATCGTAACGAAGCGATTGACCGTATGAAGCGGGCCTTGAGTGAATTTGTCGTCGAGGGTATTACGACAACGATTCCATTCCATTTGAAGGTATTGGATCACGAAGTATTTGTCAGCGGTAATTTCGATACGAAATTCTTGGAAACCTACGACTTGAACCTGGATGAAGAGTAA
- a CDS encoding Asp23/Gls24 family envelope stress response protein has product MEEFTPDLDRTELGKVQIAPEVLEVIAGMAASEVEGVAQMSGGFVGEIAERLGRKNIARGVRVEVGSREAAVDVSIIVKYGHRIPEVARNIQDSVRNTIESMTGLSVVEVNVHIVDVELKAEEKAPAPVPVEEHQRVR; this is encoded by the coding sequence ATGGAAGAGTTTACTCCAGATTTAGATAGAACAGAACTTGGTAAGGTCCAGATCGCTCCCGAAGTATTGGAAGTGATCGCCGGCATGGCTGCGTCCGAAGTAGAAGGTGTGGCGCAAATGAGCGGCGGTTTCGTAGGTGAAATAGCTGAACGTTTAGGCCGTAAAAATATAGCACGTGGTGTGCGTGTAGAAGTTGGCTCCCGCGAAGCAGCGGTGGATGTTTCGATTATTGTCAAATACGGACATCGCATCCCGGAGGTCGCTCGAAATATTCAAGATAGTGTACGCAATACGATTGAGAGCATGACAGGTCTTTCGGTAGTTGAAGTAAACGTACATATCGTAGATGTTGAGTTGAAAGCTGAAGAAAAAGCACCGGCACCAGTACCGGTTGAAGAACACCAGCGCGTGCGCTAA
- the amaP gene encoding alkaline shock response membrane anchor protein AmaP — MNLFDRFILTIYSFALIVLSCIAIAATSGLIPQEFFRPYVDQMLTGTNITYLIVAIIFLVVSLRFFFSSFRSNKPKVERGIRQRSDLGEVNITIQTIQTIAERAARRVKGVRDMKTTVKALESGNIITLRVSVDGETPLPELTQKLQADVKEQVEGIAGVVISEVAIVVTEVAQQENYAARKRVE, encoded by the coding sequence GTGAACTTGTTTGACCGCTTTATCTTGACGATTTATAGCTTTGCGCTCATTGTTTTGTCCTGCATCGCGATAGCAGCGACCAGCGGATTGATCCCTCAAGAATTTTTCCGACCATATGTGGATCAGATGCTGACGGGTACGAACATCACCTATCTCATTGTCGCGATCATTTTCCTCGTAGTCAGCCTTCGCTTCTTTTTCAGTTCTTTCCGCTCTAACAAGCCTAAAGTAGAACGGGGAATCCGTCAGCGCAGTGATTTGGGTGAGGTCAACATTACGATTCAGACGATCCAGACCATTGCAGAGCGTGCAGCCCGCCGAGTGAAAGGAGTGCGCGATATGAAAACGACAGTCAAAGCACTCGAGAGCGGCAATATTATCACCCTGCGTGTTTCGGTAGATGGAGAAACGCCATTACCTGAGCTGACACAGAAGCTACAGGCTGACGTGAAGGAGCAAGTCGAGGGAATTGCTGGTGTTGTCATTTCCGAGGTGGCGATTGTCGTGACGGAAGTAGCTCAGCAGGAAAACTACGCGGCTCGTAAACGGGTGGAATAG
- a CDS encoding DUF2273 domain-containing protein, with amino-acid sequence MVWELLWEHKGKLMGILAGLFFGIIYLLVGFWDTLVFVVFVGTGYYIGRKLDHKEDLREILDKILPGKFR; translated from the coding sequence ATGGTGTGGGAGTTATTGTGGGAACACAAGGGGAAGCTAATGGGGATTTTGGCCGGACTTTTTTTCGGTATCATCTACCTTCTCGTCGGATTTTGGGATACACTGGTTTTTGTTGTGTTTGTCGGGACTGGATATTATATCGGTAGAAAGCTCGACCATAAAGAAGACCTGCGTGAGATACTCGATAAGATCTTGCCAGGCAAGTTTCGGTAA
- the nusB gene encoding transcription antitermination factor NusB, whose product MKRRTAREKVVQCLFQIDMAEVPLTDAVALVMEESEENAQYLRYLLDGVLKNLTEIDAEIKKFLRGWQLERIANVDRAILRLAFYEIMFEQDTPDKVVMNEAIEIAKLFSDEQSHRYINGVLSSFLQSRETKQA is encoded by the coding sequence ATGAAACGAAGAACAGCACGAGAAAAAGTAGTCCAATGTCTTTTCCAAATTGATATGGCAGAGGTTCCGCTAACGGATGCGGTTGCCCTCGTCATGGAGGAATCCGAGGAAAATGCACAGTATTTGCGTTATCTCCTCGATGGTGTATTGAAAAACTTGACTGAGATTGATGCGGAAATTAAGAAGTTTTTGCGTGGATGGCAATTGGAACGCATCGCCAATGTAGATCGCGCTATTCTTCGTCTGGCATTTTACGAGATCATGTTCGAGCAAGACACTCCTGACAAAGTCGTAATGAACGAAGCGATTGAGATTGCTAAGCTCTTTAGCGACGAGCAGTCCCACCGATACATTAACGGTGTGTTGTCGAGCTTCTTGCAATCGCGTGAAACCAAGCAGGCGTAA
- a CDS encoding O-sialoglycoprotein endopeptidase encodes MSKVMLGIDTSNYRTSLCLAEEDGRIVAEAKRLLKVKEGKRGLQQSEAVFQHVMNLPELSEEMKWKDYEIAAICVSEKPRPQDGSYMPVFKVGEGLAKSLATYLRVPLHLTTHQEGHIAAGEYTAEVRPTEDRFLAVHLSGGTSELLLCERHAAGYTIEKIGGTIDLHAGQLVDRIGVALGLSFPAGPALEQLAKDSTGTFRISSAVEGLSFSFSGPEASLLREVEKGSTSPAEIARATEQCIANTLEKSLRHAVEQGYPKDILIVGGVAANYYIRERLIKRLEHPAVKAKLYFCDPVYSGDNAYGVAMLGWMKQKTNIK; translated from the coding sequence ATGAGTAAGGTAATGTTGGGAATCGACACGAGCAATTACCGGACATCACTGTGCTTGGCTGAGGAAGACGGCCGAATTGTGGCAGAAGCAAAACGCCTTCTGAAAGTAAAGGAGGGCAAGCGCGGACTGCAACAATCCGAAGCCGTCTTTCAGCATGTGATGAACCTGCCGGAATTAAGTGAAGAGATGAAGTGGAAGGATTACGAGATTGCAGCGATTTGCGTGAGCGAGAAGCCGCGTCCGCAAGACGGATCGTATATGCCTGTATTTAAGGTAGGAGAGGGCTTGGCGAAATCGTTGGCGACTTATTTGCGGGTTCCCCTTCACTTGACGACTCATCAAGAGGGACATATAGCGGCGGGGGAATATACCGCTGAGGTGCGTCCGACAGAGGATCGCTTTTTGGCTGTGCATTTGTCTGGAGGCACCAGCGAGTTGTTGTTGTGCGAGCGCCATGCAGCCGGTTATACCATTGAGAAAATCGGTGGGACGATCGATCTGCACGCTGGGCAACTAGTCGATCGGATTGGTGTGGCACTCGGTCTGTCCTTTCCTGCCGGTCCCGCGTTGGAGCAGTTAGCCAAGGACTCAACAGGTACGTTTCGGATTTCTTCGGCAGTTGAAGGGCTTTCCTTTAGTTTTTCTGGTCCAGAAGCATCGCTTTTGCGTGAGGTGGAAAAGGGGAGTACGAGCCCTGCTGAGATTGCACGGGCGACAGAGCAATGTATTGCCAATACACTAGAAAAGTCCTTACGCCATGCAGTAGAGCAAGGCTACCCAAAGGACATCTTGATTGTTGGAGGAGTAGCTGCTAATTATTACATTCGTGAGCGGCTAATCAAACGTCTGGAACACCCTGCTGTGAAGGCGAAGCTGTACTTCTGTGACCCCGTTTACTCCGGTGATAATGCCTATGGAGTCGCTATGCTGGGGTGGATGAAGCAAAAGACGAACATTAAATAA